The Triplophysa dalaica isolate WHDGS20190420 chromosome 5, ASM1584641v1, whole genome shotgun sequence genome window below encodes:
- the dyrk2 gene encoding dual specificity tyrosine-phosphorylation-regulated kinase 2 isoform X1, whose amino-acid sequence MLTKKPCVTAGAAVYPTGKGGEICQLQSSPGLGIGGPRTGAGTEATSPLTLPPLRNNNLLMAGGNKHTMNDHLHVGNHQQIHVQQLFEETSNKRTVLTAQPNGLTPVGRTGVAMPEKQQESTPCRQGSSTSFKSTESKPKPAPLTSEQAMKQNMTKLTVFEHQEIFTYPEIYFIGPNAKKRLGVIGGSNNGGYDDDQGSYIHVPHDHIAYRYEVLKVIGKGSFGQVVKAYDHKNHQQVALKMVRNEKRFHRQAAEEIRILEHLCKQDKDSTMNVIHMLENFTFRNHICMTFELLSMNLYELIKKNKFQGFSLPLVRKFAHSILQCLDSLHKNRIIHCDLKPENILLKQQGRSGIKVIDFGSSCYEHQRVYTYIQSRFYRAPEVILGARYGMPIDMWSLGCILAELLTGYPLLPGEDEGDQLACVIELLGMPPQKLMESSKRAKNFISSKGYPRYCNVTTMPDASVVVNGGRSRRGKLRGTPGSREWVTVLKGCDDPLFLDFLKQCLEWDPSLRMTPSQALHHPWLRRRLPKPPTGEKTTVKRITEGTGAITSISKLPPPSGSATKLRTNLAQMTDANGNIQQRTVLPKLVS is encoded by the exons ATGTTAACCAAGAAACCCTGCGTTACTGCTGGTGCTGCCGTCTACCCGACTG gCAAAGGGGGTGAGATTTGCCAGCTACAGTCTTCCCCTGGACTGGGCATTGGGGGTCCCCGGACTGGAGCAGGGACGGAAGCCACATCACCCCTCACATTACCCCCTCTCAGGAATAACAACTTACTCATG GCTGGAGGCAATAAGCACACAATGAATGACCATCTGCACGTCGGGAATCACCAGCAGATCCACGTTCAACAACTGTTCGAGGAGACCAGTAACAAGAGGACAGTGTTGACTGCACAACCCAATGGGTTGACACCTGTGGGCAGGACGGGTGTGGCCATGCCTGAAAAGCAGCAAGAAAGCACCCCGTGTCGACAAGGAAGCTCGACCTCCTTCAAATCAACCGAAAGCAAACCCAAGCCAGCGCCTTTGACTTCAGAACAGGccatgaaacaaaacatgacTAAGCTGACAGTGTTCGAGCACCAAGAGATCTTTACCTATCCCGAGATTTATTTTATAGgtccaaatgcaaaaaaacgtCTAGGCGTCATTGGCGGTTCGAACAATGGAGGTTATGACGACGATCAGGGCTCCTACATTCACGTGCCCCATGACCATATTGCATACAGGTATGAGGTACTGAAGGTCATCGGCAAGGGCAGCTTCGGCCAGGTGGTCAAGGCATACGATCACAAGAACCACCAGCAGGTGGCATTAAAAATGGTGCGCAACGAGAAGCGGTTTCACCGGCAGGCGGCTGAGGAAATTCGTATCCTGGAGCACTTGTGCAAACAGGATAAAGACTCCACGATGAATGTCATCCACATGCTGGAGAACTTTACATTCCGCAACCACATCTGCATGACGTTTGAGTTGCTCAGCATGAACCTCTACGAGCtcataaagaaaaacaagtttcAGGGGTTTAGTTTGCCACTGGTGCGCAAGTTTGCACACTCCATCTTGCAGTGTTTGGACTCACTGCACAAGAACAGAATTATTCACTGCGACCTCAAGCCAGAGAATATCCTCCTGAAGCAGCAGGGGCGCAGTGGGATAAAAGTTATCGACTTTGGCTCTAGCTGCTACGAGCATCAACGGGTCTACACTTACATCCAGTCGCGCTTCTACAGGGCCCCGGAGGTCATTCTGGGGGCCCGGTACGGGATGCCAATCGATATGTGGAGCTTAGGTTGTATCTTAGCGGAATTACTGACAGGGTACCCTCTCTTGCCCGGGGAAGATGAAGGGGACCAACTAGCATGTGTCATAGAGCTACTGGGTATGCCCCCCCAGAAGCTAATGGAGTCATCTAAGAGAGCCAAAAATTTCATCAGCTCAAAGGGATACCCCCGTTACTGCAATGTCACGACCATGCCCGATGCCTCTGTTGTGGTAAACGGGGGCAGGTCTCGCAGGGGCAAACTCAGAGGTACACCAGGGAGCAGAGAGTGGGTAACGGTGCTCAAGGGCTGTGACGACCCCCTGTTCTTGGACTTTCTCAAACAGTGTCTAGAATGGGACCCGTCATTGCGTATGACCCCAAGTCAGGCCCTCCACCACCCGTGGCTCAGAAGACGCTTGCCAAAACCTCCCACTGGGGAGAAAACCACCGTGAAGCGGATCACTGAGGGCACCGGTGCTATAACTTCAATCTCCAAATTACCTCCCCCTTCtggctcagccacaaagttAAGGACTAACTTGGCACAAATGACTGACGCCAATGGGAATATACAACAAAGGACAGTGTTGCCAAAATTAGTCAGCTGA
- the dyrk2 gene encoding dual specificity tyrosine-phosphorylation-regulated kinase 2 isoform X2 — MAGGNKHTMNDHLHVGNHQQIHVQQLFEETSNKRTVLTAQPNGLTPVGRTGVAMPEKQQESTPCRQGSSTSFKSTESKPKPAPLTSEQAMKQNMTKLTVFEHQEIFTYPEIYFIGPNAKKRLGVIGGSNNGGYDDDQGSYIHVPHDHIAYRYEVLKVIGKGSFGQVVKAYDHKNHQQVALKMVRNEKRFHRQAAEEIRILEHLCKQDKDSTMNVIHMLENFTFRNHICMTFELLSMNLYELIKKNKFQGFSLPLVRKFAHSILQCLDSLHKNRIIHCDLKPENILLKQQGRSGIKVIDFGSSCYEHQRVYTYIQSRFYRAPEVILGARYGMPIDMWSLGCILAELLTGYPLLPGEDEGDQLACVIELLGMPPQKLMESSKRAKNFISSKGYPRYCNVTTMPDASVVVNGGRSRRGKLRGTPGSREWVTVLKGCDDPLFLDFLKQCLEWDPSLRMTPSQALHHPWLRRRLPKPPTGEKTTVKRITEGTGAITSISKLPPPSGSATKLRTNLAQMTDANGNIQQRTVLPKLVS; from the exons ATG GCTGGAGGCAATAAGCACACAATGAATGACCATCTGCACGTCGGGAATCACCAGCAGATCCACGTTCAACAACTGTTCGAGGAGACCAGTAACAAGAGGACAGTGTTGACTGCACAACCCAATGGGTTGACACCTGTGGGCAGGACGGGTGTGGCCATGCCTGAAAAGCAGCAAGAAAGCACCCCGTGTCGACAAGGAAGCTCGACCTCCTTCAAATCAACCGAAAGCAAACCCAAGCCAGCGCCTTTGACTTCAGAACAGGccatgaaacaaaacatgacTAAGCTGACAGTGTTCGAGCACCAAGAGATCTTTACCTATCCCGAGATTTATTTTATAGgtccaaatgcaaaaaaacgtCTAGGCGTCATTGGCGGTTCGAACAATGGAGGTTATGACGACGATCAGGGCTCCTACATTCACGTGCCCCATGACCATATTGCATACAGGTATGAGGTACTGAAGGTCATCGGCAAGGGCAGCTTCGGCCAGGTGGTCAAGGCATACGATCACAAGAACCACCAGCAGGTGGCATTAAAAATGGTGCGCAACGAGAAGCGGTTTCACCGGCAGGCGGCTGAGGAAATTCGTATCCTGGAGCACTTGTGCAAACAGGATAAAGACTCCACGATGAATGTCATCCACATGCTGGAGAACTTTACATTCCGCAACCACATCTGCATGACGTTTGAGTTGCTCAGCATGAACCTCTACGAGCtcataaagaaaaacaagtttcAGGGGTTTAGTTTGCCACTGGTGCGCAAGTTTGCACACTCCATCTTGCAGTGTTTGGACTCACTGCACAAGAACAGAATTATTCACTGCGACCTCAAGCCAGAGAATATCCTCCTGAAGCAGCAGGGGCGCAGTGGGATAAAAGTTATCGACTTTGGCTCTAGCTGCTACGAGCATCAACGGGTCTACACTTACATCCAGTCGCGCTTCTACAGGGCCCCGGAGGTCATTCTGGGGGCCCGGTACGGGATGCCAATCGATATGTGGAGCTTAGGTTGTATCTTAGCGGAATTACTGACAGGGTACCCTCTCTTGCCCGGGGAAGATGAAGGGGACCAACTAGCATGTGTCATAGAGCTACTGGGTATGCCCCCCCAGAAGCTAATGGAGTCATCTAAGAGAGCCAAAAATTTCATCAGCTCAAAGGGATACCCCCGTTACTGCAATGTCACGACCATGCCCGATGCCTCTGTTGTGGTAAACGGGGGCAGGTCTCGCAGGGGCAAACTCAGAGGTACACCAGGGAGCAGAGAGTGGGTAACGGTGCTCAAGGGCTGTGACGACCCCCTGTTCTTGGACTTTCTCAAACAGTGTCTAGAATGGGACCCGTCATTGCGTATGACCCCAAGTCAGGCCCTCCACCACCCGTGGCTCAGAAGACGCTTGCCAAAACCTCCCACTGGGGAGAAAACCACCGTGAAGCGGATCACTGAGGGCACCGGTGCTATAACTTCAATCTCCAAATTACCTCCCCCTTCtggctcagccacaaagttAAGGACTAACTTGGCACAAATGACTGACGCCAATGGGAATATACAACAAAGGACAGTGTTGCCAAAATTAGTCAGCTGA